The nucleotide window CTGGGCGTAGGCATCCCGGCCAGCAAGCGGAAGTTCCAAAGTAGCAGCAAGCCCCACGACGTCATTACCCATATGTGTTTTCCGTCCGCTAGCCGCGCATCGGCCACGACATATTGAAATCCGACACGTCCCGCCCCTGGCCCTCAAAGTACTTCTTCAAACCGGCCTGCTGCTTGTAAAACCACACGGCCTGCTTTTCCATCAACTCATCCACGTCCATCGTGCTGAGCTCCGGGTGCTTCTTCGCCAACTTCCAAGCAATGCGGGCCGCAGCCAAGGCATCAGCAGTCGCCTCGTGTGCGTTATCCAGCGGCACACCATGGTGCTCGCACATCGCGCCCAGCGTGCGCTTGCCTTTGCGGTAAGGATCAAAAGCCTTGTCCACAACATAGGGGTCGAACACAGGGCCGTCGACCGTGAAATCGCCGCTGAGCTGTCGCAACACACTCAAATCAAACGCTGCATTAAACACGATCAAGGTGTGGCCCTTGTCCCAACCCTCGCGTATAGCCTGGATGGTCGATGCCAAGACATCCTCGTGCGGCTGGCCGTTCTCACGCGCATACTCGGTGGTGATCCCGTGCACCTTGGTGGCTTCCTCCGGAATGTCCACGCCCGGATCCGCCAGCAGCTCGACCTTGTCTACGTCTTTGCCCGCAATGGTGATCATTGCTGACGTCACGATCCGCGCGGTCGCAGGATTCGGTGAGGTTGTCTCCAGGTCAAAGGACAGCATCGAAGCAGGATTAAACGTAGCGGCGAGAGGCATGGTTACAGTATGCCAGCGTCATAACTTATCGGGGTGCCAAGTAGACTGGGGCGCTATGAGCCAGGCCCCCCACAACGACAGTCAGCTCCGCCGACAATGGGACGAACTTGCGGAAAAAGTCCGCTACCACCGAGAGCAGTACTACAACGGTGAACCATCAATCCCCGACGCGGATTTCGACGCATTGTTCCGCGAACTGGAGCAACTCGAACGTGACCACCCCGAGCTTGCTGTTCCCGATAGCCCCACCAAGCAGGTCGGCGCACCTGTACCAGAGCAATCCACCTTTGACAACGTCGAGCACCTCGAGCGCATGCTCAGCCTGGACAACGTGTTTGACGAGGCCGAACTAGGGGAGTGGCTAGCCCGTACACCCGCGGAGAAGTACCTGTGCGAGCTGAAAATCGACGGGTTGTCCCTCGACGTCATTTACCGCAACGGTGTGCTCGAACGCGCAGCCACCCGCGGCGACGGGCGCGTGGGTGAAGATGTCACAGTCAACGCCAAAACTATCACTGACCTGCCGCACGAGCTGCACGGCTCCGATGACTTTCCCATCCCGGAGGTCCTCGAGGTGCGCGGTGAGGTCTTTATCAGCGTCGCCGATTTTGCCGACGTGAATGCAGCGCGTATCGAAGAAACGGCCACCGAGAAAAACCCACAGGGCCGCCCCTTTGCCAACCCGCGTAACGCAGCCGCCGGAAGCTTGCGGCAAAAAGACGTCGAGCAAGTCCGCCGTCGAAAACTGCGAATGATCTGCCACGGCCTCGGCCACTGCGAGGGCTTCACCCCCACTTCGCAACATGAGGCCTACCAGGCGCTCGAAGCATGGGGACTACCCGTCAGCCCCTACACCGAACTTGTTGACGCCGCGGACGTGCCGGACCGCGTGAAGTACTGGGCCGAACATCGCCATGATGCCTTGCATGAAATGGATGGCCTGGTGATCAAGGTCGATAATATTGCCGAGCAGCGGGACCTAGGGGCAACCTCCCGCGCGCCGCGTTGGGCTATCGCCTATAAATATCCGCCGGAGGAAGTAACCACCAAGCTCGTTGATATCCAGTGCGGTGTGGGCAGAACCGGCCGCATCACGCCTTTTGCCATCATGGAACCGGTGTATGTGGCCGGCTCCACCGTAGAGATGGCGACTTTGCACAACCAGTATGAGGTTCAGCGCAAAGGCGTACTCATCGGAGACACGGTCGTGCTGCGCAAAGCGGGCGAGGTTATTCCCGAAGTTCTGGGCCCAGTTGTTGAGCTTCGTGACGGCAGTGAAACGCCCTTCGTTTTCCCCACCACTTGTCCTTCTTGTGGCACTCCCTTGGCCCCGCAAAAAGAAGATGACAAAGACTGGCGTTGCCCCAATAGCCGTTCCTGCCCAGCACAACTGTCCGCACGCTTGACCTACCTGGCGAGCCGCAGCGGATTCGACATCGAAGCCCTGGGGGAGAAGGGTGCGCGCGACCTGATTGAGTCCGGAGTCCTTTCGGATGAAGCGGGGTTGTTCGATCTTGATGAGCAAGCCTTGCAGCGCACCCTGGCCTATACAAAAGGCAGTGCGCGCGATAGGGACAAGGTTCGGGCGCGACGGGCCGAAGACCCCACCTTTGTGTACGAAGGCGAGCTCAACGCTAACGGGCGTAAGTTGCTCAAAAACCTCGAGGAAGCTAAAAATACAGAACTGTGGCGGGTGCTGGTTAGCCTGTCGATCAGGCACGTCGGTCCCACGGCTGCTCGTGCTTTGGCGGACAAGTACCACAGCCTCCCCGCGCTTATTGACGCCCCGGTGGACGATCTCGCGCAGATTGATGGGGTGGGGGAGATCATCGCGGCGTCATTCAAGCAATGGTTTGAAGTTGATTGGCATCGTGTGATCGTCGACCGTTGGGCTGCAAGTGGTGTGACCATGGAGGAAGAGGTCGGCGAGCAGCTGCCCCAGACCCTGGAGGGGCTGACTGTTGTGGTGACGGGGTCCCTCGAGGGCTTTACTCGTGATGGTGCCAAGCAGGCGATTGTTGAGCGCGGTGGTAAAGCTGCCGGGTCGGTGTCGAAGAAGACGGACTTCGTGGTGGTGGGCGAAAATGCGGGTTCGAAGGAGGCTAAAGCTCGTGACCTGGGCCTGCCGATTCTGGACGAGGCTGGGTTTGTGCGCCTGCTTGACAATGGTGTGGAGGACTAGTTCAGCTCACAGTTGTGTTTTTATTAAGTTTTCAATAAGGTGGCGGCTAGACAATAACCCCACCACCTTTTGGAGGTCACCATGCACAACGTTCACGAAAGTCACGACCACGTCCACGGGGAGGGCTGCGGCCACGTCGCCGTTCCCCACGGTGACCACGTCGACTACGTTCACGATGGCCACCTCCACCACAGCCATGATGGCCACTGGGACGAATGCGTCTGCGACTGCGCCTAAGCCTAAGTAAAAAGCGCGTTACCTCCACAAACAGTGGGGTGACGCGCTTTTTGCAGCTCACCGAATAGCTACAAAGCCAAAGGCTAACCGATGATAGCCCCGGCAATACGCCCCAAATTGCCCAGGTGCTCGACCTCGCTAGCCAAGAAATCCGGACCACCAGGGCGGCCGAGTATCAGTAGTAGCGAATCACCCACCGGGGTCACAGCCAACGCCGCATCGAGCAACGCCCACGGCTCCGGAATCCACTGTTCGGACTCGGGGTCCAAAATGCGCGCCCCGTTGATCTCGGGCATCATAGGATTGTTGCCATCGTCTTCCGGCGCTGCTGCAGAGGCAGCCACCCGACGCGAGGACCCCGACACGTCCAGCAGAATGGCCCAACCGGCAGTCATCGTCTGGGGTAGTGCGCTGACAAACCGCTCCGCCGCACGTTCCTTGTTGTGCCGATTTGACGCGACGTCAGCAAGCAAAGCGATCTGGCCACGGCGGTCGACAGCGCCGGAAAATGGGCGGATCGAATCAACCTCCACGCCGTCCAGCCCCTGCGCCGCGGTAATGAGGGTGTCAGGTAGGGAAGAAGCGGGGATCTCCACCACGAGATCATCCATCGCGGTGCCTTCGGGGAATGTCTGCACAACGTCGACGGAGCGAATGTTGCAGTCCACCGTGCCCAGTGCATCAGCAAGTCGGCCCAGGCTACCTGGGGTATCGGGGAGTAGAACCCGGAGAAGGTAAGACATTGGAAACCAATCTGAAAATGTCGGTGGTGTGAATCAGTGTTCCCTAACTCTACCAACACAAGTACCTATCACGTCGATAGGCACCCGCTAGAGCGCATCCCCGGGTGGGGTGCAGTAGACTGCTAGAGATCGATCCCTTGAATCCCCGTAAAGGAATGAAGACGTGCCAGAAATTTCGCGCGACAAGGTTGAGCATCTCGCCAAGCTCGCCCGACTTGCCCTGACCGAAGAAGAACTTGAACAGTTCGCAGGACAGATCGACGGCATCATCGCTAACGTGTCCGCGGTGGGCAAAGTCGCCGCCGATGGTGTGGAACCTATGAGCCACCCTCACTCCATTCAGACCACCATGCGCGAAGACGTCGTGGTGCCCACCCTCACCGCCGAGCAGGCGTTGGAGATGGCACCGGCTGTTCAAGAGCAGCGCTTTATGGTCCCGCAGATCCTTGGCGAAGAAGAATAGGAACGGCACGAACAATCATGACTGAATCTACCTACCTTGCTTCCCAGTCGCCCAGCGAGCTGACTCGCATGACCGCGGCGGAGCTAGCCGACAAGATCCACAGCCGTGAAGTGTCTTCTGTCGAGGTCACCCAGGCTCACCTCGATCGCATCGACGCAGTTGATTCCGACCTGCATGCCTTCCTGCACGTAGGTGCCGAGGCTGCTTTGGAGGCCGCTTCGCGTGTTGACGCCACGTTGGATGCGGGTGAAGCTCCCGCGTCGCCGTTGGCGGGTGTGCCGCTGGCACTCAAGGATGTCTTTACCACCACGGATGCCCCCACTACGTGCGCCTCCAAGATTCTCGAAGGGTACGTCGCCCCCTATGATGCGACAGTCACCCGGAAGATTCGTGAGGCCGGCATTCCCATTTTGGGCAAAACCAATATGGACGAGTTCGCCATGGGCTCTTCTACCGAGAACTCTGCTTACGGCCCCACCCACAACCCGTGGGATGTTG belongs to Corynebacterium argentoratense DSM 44202 and includes:
- a CDS encoding 3'-5' exonuclease, with the protein product MPLAATFNPASMLSFDLETTSPNPATARIVTSAMITIAGKDVDKVELLADPGVDIPEEATKVHGITTEYARENGQPHEDVLASTIQAIREGWDKGHTLIVFNAAFDLSVLRQLSGDFTVDGPVFDPYVVDKAFDPYRKGKRTLGAMCEHHGVPLDNAHEATADALAAARIAWKLAKKHPELSTMDVDELMEKQAVWFYKQQAGLKKYFEGQGRDVSDFNMSWPMRG
- the ligA gene encoding NAD-dependent DNA ligase LigA, which produces MSQAPHNDSQLRRQWDELAEKVRYHREQYYNGEPSIPDADFDALFRELEQLERDHPELAVPDSPTKQVGAPVPEQSTFDNVEHLERMLSLDNVFDEAELGEWLARTPAEKYLCELKIDGLSLDVIYRNGVLERAATRGDGRVGEDVTVNAKTITDLPHELHGSDDFPIPEVLEVRGEVFISVADFADVNAARIEETATEKNPQGRPFANPRNAAAGSLRQKDVEQVRRRKLRMICHGLGHCEGFTPTSQHEAYQALEAWGLPVSPYTELVDAADVPDRVKYWAEHRHDALHEMDGLVIKVDNIAEQRDLGATSRAPRWAIAYKYPPEEVTTKLVDIQCGVGRTGRITPFAIMEPVYVAGSTVEMATLHNQYEVQRKGVLIGDTVVLRKAGEVIPEVLGPVVELRDGSETPFVFPTTCPSCGTPLAPQKEDDKDWRCPNSRSCPAQLSARLTYLASRSGFDIEALGEKGARDLIESGVLSDEAGLFDLDEQALQRTLAYTKGSARDRDKVRARRAEDPTFVYEGELNANGRKLLKNLEEAKNTELWRVLVSLSIRHVGPTAARALADKYHSLPALIDAPVDDLAQIDGVGEIIAASFKQWFEVDWHRVIVDRWAASGVTMEEEVGEQLPQTLEGLTVVVTGSLEGFTRDGAKQAIVERGGKAAGSVSKKTDFVVVGENAGSKEAKARDLGLPILDEAGFVRLLDNGVED
- a CDS encoding ACT domain-containing protein yields the protein MSYLLRVLLPDTPGSLGRLADALGTVDCNIRSVDVVQTFPEGTAMDDLVVEIPASSLPDTLITAAQGLDGVEVDSIRPFSGAVDRRGQIALLADVASNRHNKERAAERFVSALPQTMTAGWAILLDVSGSSRRVAASAAAPEDDGNNPMMPEINGARILDPESEQWIPEPWALLDAALAVTPVGDSLLLILGRPGGPDFLASEVEHLGNLGRIAGAIIG
- the gatC gene encoding Asp-tRNA(Asn)/Glu-tRNA(Gln) amidotransferase subunit GatC, whose protein sequence is MPEISRDKVEHLAKLARLALTEEELEQFAGQIDGIIANVSAVGKVAADGVEPMSHPHSIQTTMREDVVVPTLTAEQALEMAPAVQEQRFMVPQILGEEE